Proteins co-encoded in one Candidatus Binatus sp. genomic window:
- a CDS encoding Rrf2 family transcriptional regulator, with translation MSLMQIPRKIEYALRAMIYLADRPSGVARGTEIAAHEHIPKYYLEKVIRDLMRRGLVHARRGPGGGYQLARDANSISFRDIIEAVEGPITLNVCTDGSSSCALQPSCRMYRVWEKGQRVLLEVFSDTTLAEIAASRPPSESALRITDSLAADALSRDKSQPA, from the coding sequence ATGAGCCTGATGCAGATACCGAGGAAGATCGAGTACGCGCTGCGTGCGATGATCTATCTCGCCGATCGGCCGTCGGGCGTTGCGCGCGGTACCGAGATCGCCGCGCACGAGCACATCCCGAAGTACTATCTCGAGAAGGTGATTCGCGACCTGATGCGGCGCGGACTGGTGCATGCGCGGCGCGGTCCCGGCGGCGGCTATCAGCTTGCGCGCGACGCCAACTCGATTTCGTTCCGCGACATTATCGAGGCGGTCGAGGGTCCGATCACGCTCAACGTATGCACCGACGGCAGCAGTTCGTGCGCCTTGCAGCCGTCGTGCCGGATGTACCGCGTGTGGGAAAAAGGCCAGCGCGTCCTGCTCGAAGTATTTTCGGATACCACGCTCGCGGAAATCGCCGCGTCGCGGCCACCGTCGGAATCGGCGCTTCGCATCACAGATTCGCTCGCGGCGGACGCGCTTTCGCGCGACAAATCCCAACCCGCCTAG
- a CDS encoding GNAT family N-acetyltransferase: MSEDDLAGIVSVAPPARRGARVFTEKTFYLEEFYGKSLLFALIPPAGQRIGDFDSLLQTLRELRRNQTRCIVIVAPSALPKLMRRLGRLAPKEPPPVFNPSEGLRSRPYPPDTAVAEIWERLRAGSIVVASMSRDDADDLTVFARELASRLRVFKLLMLDRAGGLLGRNGERLSFVEQKRIGRMLRDIRSPARRAIVRAALAALDDGVGSVNLVAPRDVYEELFSFIGAGTLFTELQYGFVRPVSIDDFEEVEALIVRGQNEGFLLPRSPDQIAQILPSCFGYRIGDEHLAGICSLLTEPYRRERAGEITAMYTLTRFQGEGVAAVLVREILKEARARRLKYVFACTSEERVAGFFARLGFDRVGAEDVSPAKWRGYDPSRIEHLLIFRSTLD, from the coding sequence ATGAGCGAAGACGATCTCGCGGGTATCGTCAGTGTTGCACCGCCCGCCCGCCGCGGCGCGCGAGTCTTCACCGAGAAGACTTTTTATCTCGAGGAATTTTACGGCAAGAGTCTGCTCTTCGCGCTGATTCCGCCGGCCGGCCAGCGGATCGGTGACTTCGATTCGCTGCTGCAGACGCTGCGCGAACTCCGGCGCAATCAGACGCGATGTATCGTGATCGTCGCGCCGAGCGCGCTGCCCAAGCTGATGCGGCGGCTCGGACGGCTCGCGCCGAAAGAACCGCCGCCGGTGTTCAATCCGTCCGAGGGATTGCGCTCGCGGCCGTATCCGCCAGACACCGCAGTCGCGGAAATCTGGGAGCGGCTGCGGGCGGGATCGATCGTGGTCGCTTCGATGAGCCGCGACGACGCCGACGATCTCACCGTCTTCGCCCGCGAACTCGCGAGCCGGCTTCGCGTCTTCAAACTGCTGATGCTGGATCGGGCCGGCGGCTTGCTCGGCCGTAACGGAGAACGGCTCTCGTTCGTCGAACAAAAACGCATCGGGCGCATGCTGCGCGATATCCGCTCGCCCGCTCGCAGAGCCATCGTGCGCGCCGCGCTCGCCGCGCTCGATGACGGCGTGGGGAGCGTCAACCTGGTCGCGCCGCGCGACGTTTACGAAGAGCTGTTCAGTTTTATCGGCGCCGGCACGCTCTTCACGGAGCTGCAGTACGGCTTCGTGCGGCCGGTTTCGATCGACGACTTCGAGGAAGTCGAAGCGTTGATCGTGCGCGGCCAGAACGAAGGATTCCTGCTGCCGCGGAGCCCCGATCAGATCGCGCAGATTTTGCCGTCGTGCTTCGGCTATCGAATCGGCGACGAGCATCTCGCCGGAATCTGCTCGCTGCTGACCGAGCCGTATCGGCGCGAGCGGGCCGGCGAAATCACCGCGATGTACACGCTGACGCGCTTCCAGGGTGAAGGCGTGGCCGCCGTTTTGGTGCGCGAGATCTTGAAGGAAGCGCGCGCGCGACGCCTCAAGTATGTGTTCGCATGCACCAGCGAGGAGCGCGTCGCGGGATTTTTTGCGCGGCTCGGATTCGATCGCGTCGGCGCCGAAGACGTTTCGCCGGCCAAGTGGCGCGGCTACGATCCGTCGCGCATCGAGCACCTGCTGATCTTTCGCTCGACTCTCGATTGA